From Garra rufa chromosome 19, GarRuf1.0, whole genome shotgun sequence, the proteins below share one genomic window:
- the dnajc21 gene encoding dnaJ homolog subfamily C member 21 gives MKCHYEVLGVKREATDDELKKAYRKLALKWHPDKNLDNAEEAAEEFKLIQAAYDVLSDPQEKAWYDNHREALLKGGVSGEYQDDSIDLVQFFTVTCYSGYGDDEKGFYTVYRNVFETIVKEEMEHTKDEEEEEDQFPSFGDSQSDYDTVVHLFYGYWQSFCTRKNFAWKEEYDTRQASNRWEKRAMEKENKKTRDKARKEHNELVRQLVAFVRKRDKRVQAHKKLVEEQNAEKAKKVEELRRKQKLHQAKLAEDYQEQSWAAMSELEKELQQMEAEYGQEFGDASESEEDEEEVENGLERANVDAGDVMQADGATEIDDYYDDLYCPACDKSFKSDKAMKNHEKSKKHREMVALLRQQLEEEEKSLSQNSAEMEEDDDDEDDDELDDTPRQKLSKRQKKKRRQQKNNISEEPKIDSTVPQSTEEHPAPVPDSGNNGDAPVPSEDADEKLKPEECESTNQKSSAKTKVKKGGKDSKKNSKPHGVVEVAQEKEVSLRCVTCQYEFATRNKLFDHLKTTGHATALSSSNAAQTCKKKKDARKNR, from the exons ATGAAGTGTCACTATGAAGTGCTGGGGGTTAAAAGAGAAGCGACGGACGACGAACTAAAAAAGGCTTATAGGAAATTAGCCTTGAAATGGCACCCAG ACAAGAACTTGGACAATGCAGAGGAGGCTGCAGAGGAGTTCAAACTTATCCAAGCGGCGTATGATGTTCTGAGTGACCCACAGGAGAAAGCCTG GTATGATAACCACCGAGAGGCGCTGCTGAAAGGAGGTGTCAGTGGCGAGTACCAGGATGACAGCATTGATCTCGTGCAGTTCTTCACTGTCACCTGTTACTCAGGTTATGGAGATGATGAAAAG GGCTTTTACACTGTATACAGGAACGTGTTTGAGACTATCGTAAAGGAGGAGATGGAGCACACTAAAGATGAGGAAGAAGAGGAGGACCAGTTTCCCTCATTTGGAGACTCTCAGAGTGATTATGACACT GTGGTGCATTTATTCTATGGCTACTGGCAGAGCTTCTGTACACGCAAAAACTTTGCATGGAAGGAGGAGTATGACACGCGACAGGCCTCAAACCGCTGGGAGAAGAGAGCCATGGAGAAAGAGAACAAGAAAACCAGGGACAAGGCTAGGAAAGAGCACAACGAGCTAGTGCGCCAACTAGTGGCCTTCGTTCGAAAGCGTGATAAGCGCGTTCAGGCCCATAAGAAGTTGGTGGAAGAGCAAAACGCAGAGAAGGCCAAAAAAGTTGAAGAACTGAGGAGAAAGCAGAAGCTCCACCAGGCCAA GCTGGCAGAAGACTATCAGGAACAGAGTTGGGCTGCCATGTCAGAGCTGGAGAAAGAACTGCAGCAGATGGAAGCAGAGTACGGTCAAGAGTTTGGTGATGCATCAGAGAGTGAAGAGGATGAGGAGGAGGTGGAAAACGGACTGGAAAGGGCAAATGTGGATGCAGGAG ATGTAATGCAGGCAGATGGTGCCACGGAAATAGACGACTATTATGATGACCTGTACTGCCCTGCCTGTGACAAATCTTTCAAATCCGATAAAGC TATGAAAAATCATGAGAAATCTAAGAAACACAGAGAGATGGTGGCATTGCTACGGCAACAGCTGGAGGAGGAAGAGAAGTCGCTGAGTCAGAACTCTGCAGAGATGGAAGAGGATGATGacgatgaagatgatgatgaactCGATGACACACCGAGACAAAA ATTATCTAAAAGGCAGAAGAAAAAGAGACGCCAGCAGAAAAAT AATATTTCAGAAGAGCCGAAGATTGACAGCACAGTCCCACAGTCCACAGAAGAGCATCCCGCGCCTGTGCCTGATTCGGGCAACAATGGGGATGCCCCTGTCCCCTCTGAGGATGCAGATGAGAAACTAAAACCAGAGGAGTGTGAATCCACAAATCAAAAAAG CTCCGCAAAGACAAAAGTGAAGAAAGGTGGAAAAGACTCTAAAAAGAACAGCAAACCACACGGAGTTGTGGAAGTTGCTCAAGAG AAGGAAGTCAGCTTGCGCTGTGTGACCTGTCAGTATGAATTCGCCACCAGGAACAAACTTTTCGATCACCTGAAAACCACAGGCCACGCCACCGCCCTCTCTTCCAGTAACGCCGCCCAAACGTGCAAGAAAAAGAAAGACGCCAGGAAAAACAGATAA